One window of Quadrisphaera sp. RL12-1S genomic DNA carries:
- the rpmH gene encoding 50S ribosomal protein L34 — translation MSKRTFQPNNRRRAKVHGFRLRMRTRAGRAILAARRSKGRAQLSA, via the coding sequence GTGAGCAAGCGGACCTTCCAGCCGAACAACCGGCGCCGGGCCAAGGTGCACGGCTTCCGCCTGCGCATGCGCACCCGCGCCGGCCGCGCCATCCTCGCCGCGCGGCGCTCCAAGGGCCGCGCCCAGCTGTCCGCCTGA
- the gyrB gene encoding DNA topoisomerase (ATP-hydrolyzing) subunit B, with protein sequence MEARARPWARDCARRTVADPTDDAVPVPEALTQPLAEQPEEHHRASGPAPSSPTYDASNIQVLEGLEAVRKRPGMYIGSTGERGLHHLVWEVVDNSVDEALAGHATTIDVTLLADGGVRVVDDGRGIPVDVIPSEGKPAVEVVLTVLHAGGKFGGGGYAVSGGLHGVGISVVNALSRRVEVEVRRQGHVWRQAYRHGVPEAPLAKGEEATTTGTTVTFWPSEDTFETVVFDYETLRARLQQYAFLNRGLELRLTDERPAPTEEGEDYDESVKARSVTYRYDGGLVDYVQHLNKQKRSEAVHESVISFDAEDADRGMSVEIAMQWTTAYSESVHTYANVINTHEGGTHEEGFRAALTALVNRYARANNLLKEKDENLTGDDVREGLTAVVSVKLGEPQFEGQTKTKLGNTEVKGFVQGRMTENLTDWFERNPNEAKAVVRKAISASQARLAARKAREATRRKGLMDGVGLPGKLKDCQSNDPTRCEVFIVEGDSAGGSAVRGRDPETQAILPIRGKILNVEKARLDKALGNQEVQALITAFGTGIGEEFDLSKLRYHKIVLMADADVDGQHITTLLLTLLFRYMRPLVEAGHVYLAQPPLYRIKWSNREHDFVFSDRERDAVIADGTANGGRLPKEGSVQRYKGLGEMNWDELALTTMDRAHRTLRQVTLDDAAAADAIFAVLMGEDVDSRRSFIQRNAHDVRFLDV encoded by the coding sequence ATGGAGGCCCGTGCGCGCCCCTGGGCGCGTGACTGCGCGAGGAGGACCGTGGCCGACCCCACAGACGACGCCGTTCCCGTGCCCGAGGCTCTCACGCAGCCCCTGGCCGAGCAGCCGGAGGAGCACCACCGCGCGAGCGGCCCGGCACCGTCGTCCCCCACGTACGACGCCAGCAACATCCAGGTCCTCGAGGGCCTCGAGGCCGTCCGCAAGCGGCCCGGCATGTACATCGGCTCCACCGGTGAGCGCGGCCTGCACCACCTCGTGTGGGAGGTCGTCGACAACTCCGTCGACGAGGCCCTCGCCGGCCACGCCACCACCATCGACGTGACGCTCCTGGCCGACGGCGGCGTGCGCGTGGTCGACGACGGGCGCGGCATCCCCGTCGACGTCATCCCGTCGGAGGGCAAGCCCGCCGTCGAGGTGGTGCTGACGGTCCTGCACGCCGGCGGCAAGTTCGGCGGCGGCGGCTACGCCGTCTCCGGCGGGCTGCACGGCGTGGGCATCTCCGTGGTCAACGCGCTCTCGCGCCGGGTCGAGGTGGAGGTGCGCCGGCAGGGGCACGTCTGGCGCCAGGCCTACCGGCACGGCGTCCCCGAGGCCCCGCTGGCCAAGGGCGAGGAGGCCACCACCACCGGCACCACGGTGACGTTCTGGCCCAGCGAGGACACCTTCGAGACGGTCGTCTTCGACTACGAGACGCTGCGAGCCCGCCTGCAGCAGTACGCCTTCCTCAACCGCGGCCTCGAGCTGCGGCTCACCGACGAGCGCCCCGCCCCCACCGAGGAGGGCGAGGACTACGACGAGTCGGTCAAGGCCCGCTCGGTCACCTACCGCTACGACGGCGGCCTGGTCGACTACGTGCAGCACCTCAACAAGCAGAAGCGCTCCGAGGCCGTGCACGAGTCGGTGATCTCCTTCGACGCCGAGGACGCCGACCGCGGCATGTCGGTCGAGATCGCGATGCAGTGGACCACCGCGTACTCCGAGTCCGTGCACACCTACGCCAACGTCATCAACACCCACGAGGGCGGCACCCACGAGGAGGGCTTCCGCGCCGCGCTGACCGCCCTGGTCAACCGCTACGCGCGCGCCAACAACCTCCTCAAGGAGAAGGACGAGAACCTCACGGGCGACGACGTCCGCGAGGGCCTCACCGCCGTCGTCTCCGTCAAGCTCGGCGAGCCCCAGTTCGAGGGCCAGACCAAGACCAAGCTCGGCAACACCGAGGTCAAGGGCTTCGTCCAGGGCCGCATGACCGAGAACCTCACGGACTGGTTCGAGCGGAACCCCAACGAGGCCAAGGCGGTGGTCCGCAAGGCCATCAGCGCCTCGCAGGCCCGGCTCGCTGCCCGCAAGGCCCGTGAGGCCACCCGTCGCAAGGGCCTCATGGACGGCGTGGGCCTGCCGGGCAAGCTCAAGGACTGCCAGTCCAACGACCCGACGCGCTGCGAGGTCTTCATCGTCGAGGGCGACTCGGCCGGCGGCTCGGCCGTGCGCGGCCGCGACCCCGAGACGCAGGCGATCCTGCCGATCCGCGGCAAGATCCTCAACGTCGAGAAGGCCCGCCTCGACAAGGCCCTGGGCAACCAGGAGGTCCAGGCGCTCATCACCGCGTTCGGCACCGGCATCGGCGAGGAGTTCGACCTCTCGAAGCTCAGGTACCACAAGATCGTGCTCATGGCCGACGCCGACGTCGACGGCCAGCACATCACCACGCTGCTGCTCACCCTGCTCTTCCGCTACATGCGGCCGCTGGTGGAGGCCGGGCACGTCTACCTGGCCCAGCCGCCGCTGTACCGGATCAAGTGGTCCAACCGCGAGCACGACTTCGTCTTCTCCGACCGCGAGCGGGACGCCGTGATCGCCGACGGCACCGCGAACGGGGGCCGCCTGCCCAAGGAGGGCTCCGTCCAGCGCTACAAGGGCCTGGGCGAGATGAACTGGGACGAGCTGGCGCTGACCACGATGGACCGCGCCCACCGGACCCTGCGGCAGGTCACCCTCGACGACGCCGCCGCGGCCGACGCCATCTTCGCCGTGCTGATGGGGGAGGACGTCGACTCGCGGCGCTCCTTCATCCAGCGCAACGCCCACGACGTGAGGTTCCTCGATGTCTGA
- a CDS encoding DNA replication/repair protein RecF translates to MHVTHLSLVDFRNYAGAEVELAPGPTALVGPNGQGKTNLVEAVGYAATLGSHRAATDAPLVRAGAERAVVRAAVDRAGRSTLVEVEISPGRANRARLNRAPLQRAREVLGSLRTVLFAPEDLALVKGDPDGRRRFMDDALVALAPRLAGTRSDLDRVLKQRGALLRQAAAARRGGRSGRPSRSRDRAALAAREAGWEDAAAAEAATLDVWDTHLATAGAELLAARLLLVRRLHPHVARAYAAVSGAGGAPGDADGPVRLGYRSSLPLLADLDPAGDAELPPRAELAQALLEQMAQVRAEELERGTSLVGPQRDDLVLELSGLPARGYASHGESWSYALALRLGLYELLCGDGPKDPASEPVLVLDDVFAELDAGRRQRLAALVAPAEQVLITAAVAEDVPPELSGRRLQVRAGTVEPGGA, encoded by the coding sequence GTGCACGTCACGCACCTGTCCCTGGTCGACTTCCGCAACTACGCGGGCGCGGAGGTCGAGCTCGCCCCGGGCCCGACCGCCCTGGTCGGGCCCAACGGGCAGGGCAAGACCAACCTCGTCGAGGCCGTCGGCTACGCGGCGACCCTCGGCAGCCACCGCGCCGCGACGGACGCGCCCCTGGTGCGCGCCGGCGCGGAGCGGGCGGTGGTGCGCGCCGCGGTGGACCGGGCCGGTCGCTCCACCCTCGTGGAGGTGGAGATCTCACCCGGCCGCGCCAACCGGGCCCGCCTGAACCGGGCCCCCCTGCAGCGCGCGCGGGAGGTCCTCGGGTCGCTGCGCACCGTGCTGTTCGCGCCCGAGGACCTCGCCCTGGTCAAGGGTGACCCCGACGGCCGGCGCAGGTTCATGGACGACGCGCTGGTCGCGCTCGCCCCGCGCCTGGCCGGGACCCGGTCCGACCTCGACCGCGTGCTGAAGCAGCGGGGGGCTCTGCTGCGCCAGGCCGCGGCGGCGCGGCGGGGCGGGCGGTCCGGGAGGCCGTCCCGCTCGCGCGACCGGGCGGCCCTGGCGGCCCGGGAGGCGGGCTGGGAGGACGCCGCGGCCGCCGAGGCCGCCACGCTCGACGTCTGGGACACCCACCTCGCCACGGCCGGGGCGGAGCTCCTGGCGGCCCGGCTGCTGCTCGTGCGGCGCCTGCACCCGCACGTGGCCCGCGCCTACGCCGCGGTCAGCGGGGCTGGGGGAGCGCCGGGCGACGCCGACGGACCCGTGCGGCTGGGGTACCGCAGCAGCCTGCCGCTGCTGGCCGACCTCGACCCCGCCGGCGACGCCGAGCTGCCGCCCCGCGCGGAGCTGGCGCAGGCGCTGCTGGAGCAGATGGCGCAGGTGCGCGCCGAGGAGCTGGAGCGGGGGACCTCCCTGGTGGGGCCCCAGCGCGACGACCTCGTGCTGGAGCTGTCCGGCCTGCCCGCGCGGGGGTACGCCAGCCACGGCGAGTCGTGGTCGTACGCGCTCGCCCTGCGGCTCGGCCTGTACGAGCTGCTGTGCGGCGACGGCCCGAAGGACCCCGCGAGCGAGCCGGTCCTCGTCCTGGACGACGTCTTCGCCGAGCTCGACGCGGGGCGCCGCCAGCGCCTCGCGGCGCTCGTGGCGCCGGCGGAGCAGGTGCTCATCACGGCGGCGGTCGCCGAGGACGTGCCCCCGGAGCTGTCGGGCCGGCGCCTCCAGGTGCGCGCCGGCACGGTGGAGCCCGGTGGCGCCTGA
- the dnaN gene encoding DNA polymerase III subunit beta, translating into MRFGVERDVLADAVGWTARTLPARPPVPVLSGVLLEAAEPGVLKLSSFDYEVSAHVEVPAEVHEPGRVLVSGRLLADIARSLPAQPVQVSLQGPRVVVTCGSSRFTLLTMPVEDYPALPAMPDVLGSVAGDVFASAVAQVVVAASRDETLPVLTGVRVEIEGDELTLLATDRYRLAVRTLPWSAGEGGASSAALVRARTLSEVARAMGSGEVVLALSSEAAGGEGRGRGASGLVGFEAGGRRTTSLLVDGDYPKVRSLFPAESPIAAVVSVPALVEAVRRVALVAERSRPVRLSFSQGQVVLEAGDGEDAQASEAIPAQLHGDDVSIAFNPQFLLDGLGALNMPFVRLSFTLPTKPAVLTGQTDEDGEPSDHYRYLLMPVRMAG; encoded by the coding sequence GTGAGGTTCGGGGTCGAGCGCGACGTCCTGGCCGACGCCGTCGGGTGGACGGCGCGGACGCTTCCGGCCCGTCCTCCGGTCCCGGTGCTCTCGGGCGTCCTCCTGGAGGCAGCCGAGCCGGGCGTGCTGAAGCTGTCGAGCTTCGACTACGAGGTCTCCGCCCACGTGGAGGTCCCCGCGGAGGTGCACGAGCCCGGGCGCGTGCTCGTCTCGGGGCGCCTCCTGGCCGACATCGCCCGCTCCCTGCCCGCGCAGCCGGTCCAGGTCTCGCTGCAGGGGCCCCGCGTCGTCGTCACGTGCGGCTCGAGCCGCTTCACCCTGCTGACCATGCCGGTGGAGGACTACCCGGCGCTCCCGGCCATGCCGGACGTCCTCGGCAGCGTGGCCGGTGACGTCTTCGCCTCCGCCGTGGCGCAGGTGGTGGTGGCCGCCAGCCGCGACGAGACGCTCCCGGTCCTCACCGGCGTCCGCGTGGAGATCGAGGGGGACGAGCTGACCCTGCTCGCCACCGACCGCTACCGCCTCGCGGTGCGGACCCTGCCGTGGAGCGCGGGCGAGGGCGGGGCGTCCTCGGCGGCGCTCGTGCGGGCCCGCACCCTGTCCGAGGTCGCCCGGGCCATGGGCAGCGGCGAGGTCGTCCTGGCGCTGTCGTCGGAGGCCGCCGGCGGCGAGGGCCGCGGACGGGGCGCCTCCGGGCTGGTCGGCTTCGAGGCCGGAGGGCGGCGCACCACGTCGCTCCTGGTCGACGGCGACTACCCGAAGGTCCGCTCGCTGTTCCCCGCCGAGTCCCCGATCGCCGCGGTGGTCTCCGTCCCGGCGCTGGTCGAGGCGGTGCGCCGCGTGGCGCTGGTCGCCGAGCGCAGCCGCCCCGTGCGGCTGTCCTTCAGCCAGGGCCAGGTGGTCCTGGAGGCCGGCGACGGCGAGGACGCGCAGGCCTCGGAGGCGATCCCCGCCCAGCTGCACGGTGACGACGTGTCCATCGCGTTCAACCCGCAGTTCCTGCTCGACGGCCTCGGCGCGCTCAACATGCCGTTCGTGCGGCTGTCCTTCACGCTTCCCACGAAGCCCGCCGTCCTCACCGGTCAGACCGACGAGGACGGCGAGCCCAGCGACCACTACCGCTACCTGCTCATGCCCGTGCGGATGGCCGGCTGA
- a CDS encoding DUF721 domain-containing protein — MAPDPPAAPPGPEDPDALPGPEQLPDAAATALHRVRAAARARGARPGRPGSLPPVGRSGAGGAGTAGAAPGGGRRSGQAAGGSGARPDARDPQTVSSSIGRLVSERGWRTPVAVGGVMGRWADVVGAEVAAHCQPETFSEGELVVRADSTAWATQVRLLTATVLRRLDEDLGEGVVTRLVVRGPAGPSWRAGSRSAGGRGPRDTYG; from the coding sequence GTGGCGCCTGACCCGCCGGCCGCTCCGCCGGGCCCCGAGGACCCCGACGCGCTCCCCGGGCCCGAGCAGCTCCCGGACGCCGCGGCCACGGCCCTGCACCGCGTGCGGGCGGCGGCGCGGGCCCGGGGGGCCCGGCCCGGCCGGCCCGGCTCGCTGCCTCCGGTGGGCCGCTCGGGTGCCGGCGGTGCGGGGACCGCCGGGGCTGCGCCGGGCGGTGGGCGGCGCTCCGGCCAGGCCGCCGGGGGGAGCGGCGCGCGACCCGACGCGCGCGACCCCCAGACGGTGTCCTCGAGCATCGGGCGCCTGGTCAGCGAGCGCGGCTGGCGGACGCCGGTCGCGGTGGGCGGCGTCATGGGCCGCTGGGCCGACGTGGTCGGCGCCGAGGTGGCGGCGCACTGCCAGCCGGAGACCTTCTCCGAGGGGGAGCTGGTGGTGCGCGCGGACTCCACGGCGTGGGCCACGCAGGTGCGGCTGCTCACCGCCACCGTGCTCCGGCGCCTCGACGAGGACCTCGGTGAGGGCGTGGTGACGCGCCTGGTGGTGCGCGGCCCGGCCGGGCCCTCCTGGCGGGCGGGCAGCCGCTCCGCGGGCGGTCGCGGCCCGCGGGACACCTACGGGTGA
- the gnd gene encoding phosphogluconate dehydrogenase (NAD(+)-dependent, decarboxylating) has product MHIGLVGLGKMGGNMRTRLRRGGIEVTGFDNNPDLSDVESLEALVEALPAPRAVWVMVPAGKVTHSVIDQLKGLLSEGDVVIDGGNSKYTDDAAHAESLAERGIGFVDCGVSGGIWGLDNGYGLMCGGDAELVERLLPVFDALRPEGPREEGFVHAGAVGAGHYAKMVHNGIEYGLMQAYAEGFELLTAKDIVTDVTGSFKAWTRGTVVRSWLLDLLVRALEAEGTSLGSIRGYVNDSGEGRWTVEEAINESVPMPAITAALFARFASRQDDSPAMKMVAALRNQFGGHAVESLGGDDATSDQTSGGKPEQGVQEASAAEAGPSSGSGSTSR; this is encoded by the coding sequence GTGCACATCGGTCTGGTCGGTCTCGGCAAGATGGGCGGCAACATGCGCACGCGGCTGCGCCGCGGCGGCATCGAGGTCACCGGCTTCGACAACAACCCCGACCTCTCCGACGTCGAGAGCCTGGAGGCGCTCGTCGAGGCCCTGCCGGCCCCGCGGGCGGTCTGGGTGATGGTCCCGGCCGGGAAGGTCACGCACAGCGTCATCGACCAGCTCAAGGGCCTGCTGTCGGAGGGCGACGTCGTCATCGACGGCGGCAACTCCAAGTACACCGACGACGCCGCCCACGCGGAGTCCCTCGCCGAGCGCGGCATCGGCTTCGTGGACTGCGGGGTCTCCGGCGGCATCTGGGGCCTGGACAACGGCTACGGCCTCATGTGCGGCGGGGACGCCGAGCTGGTGGAGCGGCTGCTGCCCGTCTTCGACGCGCTGCGCCCCGAGGGCCCCCGCGAGGAGGGCTTCGTGCACGCCGGGGCCGTCGGCGCCGGGCACTACGCGAAGATGGTCCACAACGGCATCGAGTACGGCCTCATGCAGGCGTACGCCGAGGGCTTCGAGCTGCTCACCGCCAAGGACATCGTCACCGACGTCACCGGCTCCTTCAAGGCGTGGACGCGCGGCACCGTGGTGCGGTCCTGGCTGCTGGACCTCCTGGTGCGCGCCCTGGAGGCCGAGGGCACGAGCCTCGGCTCCATCCGCGGCTACGTGAACGACTCCGGCGAGGGCCGCTGGACCGTCGAGGAGGCCATCAACGAGTCGGTCCCGATGCCGGCCATCACGGCCGCGCTGTTCGCCCGCTTCGCCTCCCGCCAGGACGACTCGCCGGCCATGAAGATGGTGGCCGCGCTGCGCAACCAGTTCGGCGGCCACGCGGTGGAGTCACTGGGCGGGGACGACGCGACCTCCGACCAGACCAGCGGCGGAAAGCCCGAGCAGGGCGTCCAGGAGGCCAGCGCAGCCGAGGCGGGACCGAGCTCCGGCTCGGGCTCCACCTCCCGCTGA
- the gyrA gene encoding DNA gyrase subunit A has product MSEPPTGTVPDAASSGGDRIEQVDLQLEMQRSYLDYAMSVIVSRALPDVRDGLKPVHRRVLYAMWDGGYRPDRPYSKCARVVGDVMGNYHPHGDTAIYDALVRLAQDWSLRYPLVAGQGNFGSPGNDPAAAPRYTECRMAPLALEMVRDIDEETVDFSPNYDGRELEPDVLPARFPNLLVNGSAGIAVGMATNIPPHNLREVADGVQWALEHPDADEEELLQALMARIQGPDFPTSATILGRSGIEDMYRTGRGSVPMRAVVAVEEIQNRQCLVVTELPYQVNPDNLATKIAELANTGRISGIADVRDETSGKTGQRLVVVLKRDAVAKVVLNNLYKHTPLQENFSANMLALVDGVPRTLPLNAFVSHWITHQLEVIVRRTQFRLRRAQQRAHILIGQLKALDALDAVIALIRASATTEDARTGLMSLLDIDEVQANAILEMQLRRLAALERQRIIDEHDALVAQIADFEDILARPARQRTIVGEELGEIVAKYGDDRRTRIVPFEGDMSVEDLIPEEDVVVTITAGGYAKRTRVDAYRAQRRGGKGVRGAALRADDLVSSFFTTTTHHWLLFFTNFGRVYRAKAHELPEGGRDARGQHVANLLAFQPGETIAQVLDLRDYAQAPFLVLATRSGLVKKTRLVEYDSPRSGGVVAINLRDGDELVSARLVGDEDDLLLVSRQGQSVRFTASDEALRPMGRATSGVTGMRFRDGDELLAMDAVRDDTTADVFVVFASGMAKRTAVDQYRVQGRGGYGVRVAKPSERGGDLAGVLLVGDEDEVLVVMASGKVVRSRAAEVRATGRDTMGVSFAKVDARDQILLVARNAERAAEDEIADEAQVQDEAPGAAPGDDGPDAVPSAQPEPEPGGGA; this is encoded by the coding sequence ATGTCTGAGCCCCCCACCGGCACCGTGCCCGACGCCGCGTCGTCGGGAGGCGACCGCATCGAGCAGGTCGACCTGCAGCTGGAGATGCAGCGGTCGTACCTCGACTACGCGATGAGCGTCATCGTGAGCCGGGCCCTGCCCGACGTGCGCGACGGCCTCAAGCCCGTGCACCGCCGCGTCCTCTACGCGATGTGGGACGGCGGCTACCGGCCCGACCGCCCGTACTCCAAGTGCGCCCGCGTGGTCGGCGACGTCATGGGGAACTACCACCCCCACGGCGACACGGCGATCTACGACGCCCTGGTGCGCCTGGCCCAGGACTGGTCGCTGCGGTACCCGCTGGTGGCCGGCCAGGGCAACTTCGGCTCCCCGGGCAACGACCCAGCTGCCGCCCCGCGGTACACCGAGTGCCGCATGGCGCCGCTCGCGCTGGAGATGGTGCGCGACATCGACGAGGAGACCGTCGACTTCTCGCCCAACTACGACGGGCGCGAGCTCGAGCCCGACGTCCTGCCGGCGCGGTTCCCCAACCTCCTGGTCAACGGCTCCGCCGGCATCGCCGTGGGCATGGCCACCAACATCCCGCCGCACAACCTGCGCGAGGTGGCCGACGGCGTCCAGTGGGCGCTGGAGCACCCCGACGCCGACGAGGAGGAGCTCCTCCAGGCCCTCATGGCGCGGATCCAGGGGCCGGACTTCCCGACCTCGGCCACGATCCTGGGCCGCTCCGGCATCGAGGACATGTACCGCACCGGGCGCGGCAGCGTGCCGATGCGCGCCGTGGTGGCGGTGGAGGAGATCCAGAACCGCCAGTGCCTGGTGGTCACCGAGCTCCCCTACCAGGTCAACCCCGACAACCTGGCCACGAAGATCGCCGAGCTGGCCAACACCGGCCGCATCTCGGGGATCGCGGACGTGCGCGACGAGACCTCGGGCAAGACCGGCCAGCGCCTCGTCGTCGTCCTCAAGCGCGACGCCGTGGCGAAGGTCGTGCTCAACAACCTCTACAAGCACACGCCGCTGCAGGAGAACTTCAGCGCGAACATGCTGGCCCTGGTGGACGGCGTGCCGCGCACGCTGCCGCTGAACGCCTTCGTCTCGCACTGGATCACCCACCAGCTCGAGGTCATCGTCCGGCGCACCCAGTTCCGCCTGCGGCGGGCGCAGCAGCGGGCGCACATCCTCATCGGCCAGCTCAAGGCCCTCGACGCGCTCGACGCCGTCATCGCCCTCATCCGCGCCTCGGCCACCACCGAGGACGCGCGCACGGGCCTGATGTCGCTGCTCGACATCGACGAGGTCCAGGCCAACGCCATCCTCGAGATGCAGCTGCGCCGCCTGGCCGCCCTGGAGCGGCAGCGGATCATCGACGAGCACGACGCCCTCGTCGCGCAGATCGCCGACTTCGAGGACATCCTCGCCCGGCCTGCCCGCCAGCGGACCATCGTCGGCGAGGAGCTCGGCGAGATCGTCGCCAAGTACGGCGATGACCGCCGCACGCGCATCGTGCCCTTCGAGGGCGACATGAGCGTGGAGGACCTCATCCCCGAGGAGGACGTGGTCGTCACGATCACGGCCGGCGGGTACGCCAAGCGCACCCGGGTGGACGCCTACCGGGCCCAGCGCCGCGGGGGCAAGGGCGTGCGGGGTGCCGCGCTGCGCGCGGACGACCTGGTGAGCTCCTTCTTCACCACCACCACGCACCACTGGCTGCTGTTCTTCACCAACTTCGGCCGGGTGTACCGGGCCAAGGCCCACGAGCTGCCCGAGGGCGGCCGTGACGCTCGCGGCCAGCACGTGGCCAACCTGCTGGCCTTCCAGCCCGGCGAGACCATCGCCCAGGTGCTGGACCTGCGCGACTACGCCCAGGCGCCGTTCCTCGTGCTGGCGACGCGCAGCGGCCTGGTGAAGAAGACCCGGCTGGTCGAGTACGACTCCCCCCGCTCGGGCGGGGTCGTGGCCATCAACCTCCGCGACGGTGACGAGCTGGTCTCGGCACGGCTCGTCGGCGACGAGGACGACCTGCTCCTGGTCTCGCGCCAGGGCCAGTCGGTGCGCTTCACCGCCTCCGACGAGGCGCTGCGCCCGATGGGCCGCGCCACGTCGGGCGTCACGGGCATGCGCTTCCGGGACGGCGACGAGCTGCTGGCCATGGACGCCGTCCGCGACGACACCACCGCCGACGTCTTCGTGGTCTTCGCCTCGGGGATGGCCAAGCGGACCGCCGTCGACCAGTACCGCGTCCAGGGGCGCGGCGGCTACGGCGTCCGCGTGGCCAAGCCCTCCGAGCGGGGCGGTGACCTCGCCGGCGTGCTGCTCGTCGGTGACGAGGACGAGGTGCTCGTGGTGATGGCCAGCGGCAAGGTGGTCCGCAGCCGCGCCGCTGAGGTGCGGGCGACCGGCCGCGACACCATGGGCGTCAGCTTCGCCAAGGTGGACGCGCGCGACCAGATCCTCCTGGTGGCCCGGAACGCCGAGCGGGCGGCGGAGGACGAGATCGCCGACGAGGCCCAGGTCCAGGACGAGGCTCCCGGTGCGGCGCCCGGCGACGACGGTCCGGATGCCGTACCGTCGGCGCAGCCTGAGCCTGAGCCCGGAGGTGGGGCGTGA
- the dnaA gene encoding chromosomal replication initiator protein DnaA, with protein MADEHDLPSAWPGVIAALGADARISRQQLAFLRLTRPLGLLNDMVLLSVPNELTKEMIEQRLREPVAAALSERLGREVRVAVAVDSSLTDAPPVEAPRAPAAGDGQVPSPRGDAEGASADGTGEDGPAGDDDGPEDGAELLATGEDGALFGVSRPSQVPRSRRGEQSRKDAEPARLNPKYTFDTFVIGSSNRFAHAAAVAVAEAPAKAYNPLFVYGPSGLGKTHLLHAIGHYAQHLYQGVKVRYVNSEEFTNDFINSIRDDQKNSFLRRYRDVDFLLVDDIQFLSNKVQTQEEFFHTFNVLHNANKQVIITSDQPPKNLFGFEERMRSRFEWGLTTDVQPPDLETRIAILSKKAITDRISVPYEVLEFIGSQISTNIRELEGALIRVTAFANLNRADVDLALAEVVLKDLLTGETAQISLATVMAQTADYYKLTIEDLCGPARSRSVVNARQVAMYLCRELTELSLPKIGQAFGGRDHTTVMHANRKVREQLAERRQTYNEVTELTNRIKLQHRA; from the coding sequence GTGGCCGATGAGCATGATCTCCCCTCGGCCTGGCCTGGCGTCATCGCCGCGCTGGGCGCCGACGCGCGCATCTCGCGCCAGCAGCTGGCGTTCCTGCGCCTGACCCGTCCGCTGGGCCTGCTCAACGACATGGTGCTGCTCTCGGTGCCCAACGAGCTCACCAAGGAGATGATCGAGCAGCGGCTGCGCGAGCCCGTGGCCGCCGCGCTGTCGGAGCGCCTGGGCCGTGAGGTCCGCGTGGCGGTGGCGGTGGACAGCAGCCTCACCGACGCCCCCCCGGTGGAGGCGCCGCGCGCCCCGGCCGCCGGTGACGGGCAGGTGCCCTCGCCCCGCGGCGACGCCGAGGGGGCCTCTGCGGACGGGACCGGCGAGGACGGCCCGGCCGGGGACGACGACGGGCCCGAGGACGGCGCCGAGCTGCTCGCCACGGGTGAGGACGGCGCGCTCTTCGGCGTCAGCAGGCCCTCGCAGGTGCCCCGCAGCCGGCGCGGGGAGCAGTCGCGCAAGGACGCCGAGCCGGCGCGCCTCAACCCCAAGTACACCTTCGACACCTTCGTCATCGGCTCGTCCAACCGGTTCGCCCACGCGGCGGCCGTCGCCGTGGCGGAGGCGCCTGCCAAGGCCTACAACCCGCTGTTCGTCTACGGGCCCTCCGGACTGGGCAAGACGCACCTGCTGCACGCCATCGGGCACTACGCCCAGCACCTCTACCAGGGCGTCAAGGTGCGGTACGTGAACTCCGAGGAGTTCACCAACGACTTCATCAACTCGATCCGGGACGACCAGAAGAACTCGTTCCTCCGGCGCTACCGCGACGTCGACTTCCTGCTGGTGGACGACATCCAGTTCCTGTCGAACAAGGTGCAGACGCAGGAGGAGTTCTTCCACACCTTCAACGTGCTGCACAACGCCAACAAGCAGGTGATCATCACCTCGGACCAGCCGCCCAAGAACCTGTTCGGCTTCGAGGAGCGGATGCGGTCCAGGTTCGAGTGGGGCCTGACCACCGACGTGCAGCCGCCGGACCTGGAGACGCGCATCGCGATCCTGTCCAAGAAGGCCATCACCGACCGCATCTCGGTCCCCTACGAGGTGCTGGAGTTCATCGGCTCGCAGATCTCCACCAACATCCGCGAGCTCGAGGGCGCCCTGATCAGGGTCACGGCCTTCGCCAACCTCAACCGGGCCGACGTCGACCTCGCCCTGGCCGAGGTGGTGCTCAAGGACCTCCTGACCGGGGAGACGGCGCAGATCTCCCTGGCGACGGTCATGGCCCAGACGGCCGACTACTACAAGCTGACCATCGAGGACCTCTGCGGGCCCGCGCGCTCGCGCTCGGTGGTGAACGCCCGACAGGTGGCGATGTACCTGTGCCGGGAGCTCACCGAGCTCAGCCTGCCGAAGATCGGGCAGGCGTTCGGCGGCCGCGACCACACCACCGTCATGCACGCGAACCGCAAGGTGCGCGAGCAGCTGGCGGAGCGCCGGCAGACCTACAACGAGGTCACCGAGCTCACCAACCGCATCAAGCTGCAGCACCGGGCCTGA